One segment of Carya illinoinensis cultivar Pawnee chromosome 1, C.illinoinensisPawnee_v1, whole genome shotgun sequence DNA contains the following:
- the LOC122311713 gene encoding homeobox-leucine zipper protein ATHB-12, whose amino-acid sequence MYPNKMLDHAEYAAAEAFSCMDSIATTMRKKNSKNKRRFSDEQIRSLETLFESESRLEPRKKMQLATELGLQPRQVAIWFQNKRARWKSKQLEREYNILRANYNNLVSMFEALKKERQALVVQLQKLNDLMQRPQEERQCCRQEPTANGIRGESDNGDTAICEYEMKPSLSTERSEHGLGVLTDEDASTKPEYFELEDEPNLLNMVEPTDSALASPEDWGSLNSEGLFDQSNSNSQWWDFWS is encoded by the exons ATGTATCCCAACAAGATGTTAGATCACGCTGAGTATGCAGCAGCAGAGGCCTTCTCCTGCATGGACTCCATCGCCACCACCATGAGAAAGAAGAACAGTAAGAATAAAAGAAGGTTCAGTGATGAACAAATCAGATCATTGGAAACTCTGTTCGAGTCAGAGTCGAGGCTTGAACCAAGGAAGAAGATGCAGTTGGCAACAGAGCTTGGGTTACAGCCACGGCAGGTTGCTATATGGTTTCAGAATAAGAGAGCTCGATGGAAGTCGAAGCAGCTCGAACGAGAATACAACATACTTCGAGCCAATTACAACAACCTGGTTTCCATGTTTGAAGCTCTGAAGAAAGAAAGACAGGCCTTGGTTGTACAG CTGCAGAAACTGAATGATCTGATGCAAAGGCCACAGGAGGAAAGGCAGTGTTGCAGGCAAGAACCAACTGCAAATGGCATCCGAGGTGAATCTGACAATGGAGACACTGCCATATGTGAATATGAAATGAAGCCAAGCTTGTCAACGGAGAGATCAGAACATGGACTAGGTGTCTTGACAGATGAAGATGCCAGTACAAAGCCAGAGTACTTCGAACTGGAAGACGAACCCAATCTTCTGAATATGGTGGAACCTACTGATAGTGCCTTGGCATCACCCGAAGATTGGGGCAGTTTGAACTCTGAGGGTCTCTTCGACCAGTCTAACAGTAATTCTCAGTGGTGGGACTTCTGGtcttga